ACCGAGGCCTACTCCTACCGGCCCTCGCCATGGCCCGCGCAGGCCCGGTGAGACGGTGAGGGCGTACGCGACCGGGACGTGAGGACGGACAAGACGTGAAAGGGCCTCCTGCCGCCGCGAAGGTGCTCCGCCGGGCGGTGCAGGAGGCCCTGTCGGGCTGGCGGCGGTCGCCGACCGCCGGGGTCAGTGGGTCAGCGCAGCTCGCCGGTGATGATCCACAGGTGGCCGAAGGGGTCGCGGAGGCGCCCCTCCCGCTTGCCGTACGGGCGGTTCTCGACGGGGACGACCACGGTGCCGCCCCCGGCGACCATCCGTTCGGCGACGGCGTCCTGGTCGGTGAACTCCGCCTCCAGGAGCACCGGCGAGCCGCCCACGTCCTCGGGGGAGAGCCAGCCCCACTCCGTCACCGCCGGGGACAGGGTGAGGGGGGAGCCGCCGATCTGGAGGACGACGACCATCACCCGACCGCTGTCGTCCTGCGCGCGGAACACCTCTTCGGCGCCCATGGCCTTCTGGTAGTAGGTCGAGGCTGTGTCGGGGTCCGGGACGATCAAACGTGGCGTCAGACTCATGGGCCGACTCTATTACCCCGGTCGCGGCGGCCCATGGTGATTCGGACAGTTTGCGTCAGGTGCGGCGGACGCCTGTCCCTGCCCGCCTGCCTATGCTGTCCGGATGACACCGGGAGCGGGAC
This DNA window, taken from Streptomyces griseus subsp. griseus, encodes the following:
- a CDS encoding VOC family protein yields the protein MSLTPRLIVPDPDTASTYYQKAMGAEEVFRAQDDSGRVMVVVLQIGGSPLTLSPAVTEWGWLSPEDVGGSPVLLEAEFTDQDAVAERMVAGGGTVVVPVENRPYGKREGRLRDPFGHLWIITGELR